Part of the Bdellovibrionales bacterium genome is shown below.
TTAGTGGTGAGTGGGGGACATACGCATTTATATCATGTTCCACAGCCGCATCATTACAAGCTGATAGGTAAAACGCAAGATGACGCCGCTGGTGAGGCCTTTGATAAATTCGCCAAGATGCTCCAGTTAGGCTATCCCGGCGGCGTGAAGGTGGATCGACTTGCGGCTCAAGGGGATCGCACGCGATTTCATTTCCCGAGATCGATGATCAAAGAGAAAAATTATGATTTCAGTTTTTCAGGCTTAAAATCTTCGGCCCAGAGAGAGCTGGCGGCGCTCAAAGATCCAAAACCGGTGGTTGATCTCTGCGCCTCCTATCAAGAAGCGATTGTCGATGTTCTCACGTATAAACTCTTTAGTGCGGCAGATGATTTGGGAGTGTCCAATGTTGTGATTGCTGGGGGAGTCAGTGCCAACTCTCGTTTGAGAGAATTGGCTCATTCTATGGCAGAGCAAAGAGATCTCAATTTGATTGTGCCACCCCTTAAATATTGTACCGATAATGCGGCGATGATTGGTTATGCAGGGGCGCTTCGACTCGCAAACGGCGAAACATCTCCTCAGGACATTGCTCCGCAAGCTCGCGCGGAGTTAAAATAATGTCTCTCTACGCCGACGAAATTCTGAAAGTCAAAACACTCCTTAAGGAGTTTGAGCGCTATTCTAAAAAGTCTTTAGGTCAAAATTTTCTAATCAATCGCCAAAAGATCGAGCTCATTATCGAAACGGTGAGAGCTCTAAATCCAAGTCGACTGATTGAAGTCGGTCCGGGACTTGGCGCACTGACCACTCGGCTCGAAGTTTTAACGGATGATTTTCATTTGATTGAGCTCGATGATGTTTTTGCCCAGTATTGGGAAGACAAAGGTAAGACGGTGGTGCGGGGGGATGCTTTACGTATTGATTGGTCTCAGGTGGCCGATAAGCCCTCCGTTCTGGTGAGCAATTTGCCCTATCAAATTGCCGCACGTTTAGTGGTCGATCGCTCGATCGCGCCCTTTGAGCTCACCGCGATGATTTTGATGTTTCAAAAAGAAGTGGCCCAGAGAATGACCTCTAAGCCTAAAAGCAAAGACTACGGATTGATCTCGGTACTTGCGCAGACGTTTTGGACGGTTAAAAATTTAACTGATCTAGGACCTAACGATTATCATCCTCCGCCCAAAGTGGCGAGCCGAGTGCTCACCTTTGTTCGCAAGTCTGTGGATCCTTCCCTCGCCTCGGAAAAGTATCTCGCTTTTGTAAAAGCCAGTTTTGCCCAACAGCGCAAATACCTTAAAAAGAATTTAACCGCACTTTACGCTGAGGAAAACATTCTGAATGCCTTTGATGAGTTAGGTATTTCTCCCCAAGCTCGCCCGGGGGACATTTCCGTTGAACTCTATGGGAACTTGTATAAATTGCTAGCAGTATGAAGATCATCAGCGAAAACCGTAAAGCCTGGCACGATTACGAAGTCCTCGAGAAGATGGAGGCGGGTGTCGTTTTAACCGGAAGTGAAGTGAAATCGATTCGTGCGGGCGCCATTAATCTCAAAGACTCCTACGTGGCCTTTCGGGGTGACGAAGTTTTTTTGCAGAACGCTCACATCAGTGTGTATCAGCAGGCGAGCTATAATAATCATGAGCCCGAGCGGGCTCGTAAGCTTTTACTCAACCGCTCTGAAATCAACAAACTCGCCGGAAGAATTTTCGAAAAGGGTCTCAGCTGTGTTCCCTTAAAAATGTACTTCAAAGACAGTCGAATCAAGGTGGAAATTGCAGTGGTGCGCGGTAAAAAAGCTCACGACAAGCGCAGTGCTTTAAAAACAAAGGACATGGCTCGAGAGACTCGCGAAGCCATGAAGAAGACGCGATGATTTGGATTTTTATAGTTGTCTCGGCATGGGCTCAAAACGTCACCCCTTCCAACGGTGGTTTGGGAGACAGCTACAAAGCTCCTATCATGGAGAAGTTCAATCTTTTGCAGGGTGAGTGTCAGCCTCGAAATTTGCGCACCTCATTTATCGAGATCATCAATCAAGAGCGTCATCGCACAATTATAGAGCTCCGTAAATCCAACGCGGTCGAAGCCGAGAAAAAAGAATTCCGTAAAAAATTTGATGAATTTGTAAGCCATATCAAAAAAGAATTTGAAGGCCACTATCCTATTTATCGCAAGCGCTGCCAGCCACAGCCCGAGAAAAAGCAGGTCAACCCGGCTCTGGAAGAATTCAAGCACTTCCCCAAAGGCAAAGCCATCCAACTCCGCCCCGGGTAATATGTGCGTGGCGGTGGGGTGATGGTCCTATAAAAAAACCAAAA
Proteins encoded:
- the tsaD gene encoding tRNA (adenosine(37)-N6)-threonylcarbamoyltransferase complex transferase subunit TsaD — encoded protein: MLVLALETSCDDTSVALVDDTGLVFGVATANQDTLHDVFGGVVPEIAGRKHLEQATPLIDQLLQKTGITMDSVDGIVATQRPGLIGSLIVGLVTAKTLALSLNKPFIGVHHIEGHILSAFLRDEPATAEKLIEDPYLALVVSGGHTHLYHVPQPHHYKLIGKTQDDAAGEAFDKFAKMLQLGYPGGVKVDRLAAQGDRTRFHFPRSMIKEKNYDFSFSGLKSSAQRELAALKDPKPVVDLCASYQEAIVDVLTYKLFSAADDLGVSNVVIAGGVSANSRLRELAHSMAEQRDLNLIVPPLKYCTDNAAMIGYAGALRLANGETSPQDIAPQARAELK
- the rsmA gene encoding 16S rRNA (adenine(1518)-N(6)/adenine(1519)-N(6))-dimethyltransferase RsmA, translating into MSLYADEILKVKTLLKEFERYSKKSLGQNFLINRQKIELIIETVRALNPSRLIEVGPGLGALTTRLEVLTDDFHLIELDDVFAQYWEDKGKTVVRGDALRIDWSQVADKPSVLVSNLPYQIAARLVVDRSIAPFELTAMILMFQKEVAQRMTSKPKSKDYGLISVLAQTFWTVKNLTDLGPNDYHPPPKVASRVLTFVRKSVDPSLASEKYLAFVKASFAQQRKYLKKNLTALYAEENILNAFDELGISPQARPGDISVELYGNLYKLLAV
- the smpB gene encoding SsrA-binding protein SmpB codes for the protein MKIISENRKAWHDYEVLEKMEAGVVLTGSEVKSIRAGAINLKDSYVAFRGDEVFLQNAHISVYQQASYNNHEPERARKLLLNRSEINKLAGRIFEKGLSCVPLKMYFKDSRIKVEIAVVRGKKAHDKRSALKTKDMARETREAMKKTR